Proteins from one Pseudomonas bijieensis genomic window:
- a CDS encoding LysR substrate-binding domain-containing protein has product MASYSLRQLKYFVTTVECGSVAEASRKLYIAQPSIATAIKGLEDSFGVQLLIRHHAQGVSLTPGGARFYRKAQELLRMAREFEQNALADNDVVSGQIDIGCFETVAPLYLPRLIAGFRQRFPGVEIRVQDGEQQELVQGLTGGRFDLAIFYEHDLDSTIETEALTAPQRPYALLPAGHRFADQAQVSLRDLALEPMILLDVQPSRTYFVSIFEELGLTPNIVFSSPSIEMVRGMVGQSFGFAVLVTRPHSTCTYDGQHLVCVDIAEDVTGSALVAGWLKRTHLTKPAQLFVDYCKEQFRQWLA; this is encoded by the coding sequence GTGGCGTCCTATTCCTTGCGTCAGCTGAAGTACTTCGTCACCACCGTCGAATGTGGCAGCGTCGCTGAAGCGTCCCGCAAGCTGTACATCGCCCAACCGTCGATCGCCACCGCCATCAAGGGATTGGAAGACAGTTTCGGTGTGCAATTGCTCATTCGTCATCACGCCCAGGGGGTATCGTTGACGCCCGGTGGCGCGCGCTTCTATCGCAAGGCCCAGGAGCTGTTGCGCATGGCCCGGGAGTTCGAGCAGAACGCGCTGGCCGACAATGATGTGGTCAGCGGGCAGATCGACATCGGCTGCTTCGAAACCGTCGCCCCGCTCTACCTGCCACGACTGATCGCCGGCTTTCGCCAGCGCTTTCCCGGGGTGGAAATCCGCGTGCAGGATGGCGAGCAACAGGAGTTGGTACAAGGTCTCACCGGTGGTCGTTTCGATTTGGCGATTTTCTATGAACACGACCTCGACAGTACCATCGAGACCGAAGCACTCACGGCACCGCAACGCCCCTATGCGCTTTTGCCGGCGGGCCATCGCTTCGCCGATCAGGCCCAGGTGTCGCTGCGCGACCTGGCCCTCGAACCGATGATCCTGCTGGACGTACAACCCAGTCGCACCTATTTCGTGAGTATCTTCGAGGAGCTGGGCCTGACGCCCAACATCGTCTTCAGCTCGCCGTCCATCGAGATGGTGCGTGGCATGGTCGGCCAGTCCTTCGGTTTTGCCGTGCTGGTGACCCGTCCGCACTCCACCTGCACCTACGATGGGCAACACCTGGTGTGCGTCGACATCGCCGAGGACGTGACCGGTTCAGCGTTGGTGGCAGGCTGGCTCAAACGCACTCACCTCACCAAGCCGGCCCAGTTGTTCGTCGACTACTGCAAGGAACAGTTCAGGCAATGGTTGGCCTGA
- a CDS encoding DUF1028 domain-containing protein has product MTFSIVGRCAETGQLGIAISSSSIAVGARCPWLRAGVGAVSSQNITLPALGPQILDELAGGLVAQAALERTLARNGYSQYRQVAVIDAEGRTAMFSGEHTLGTHNAVAGEQCVAAGNLLANGGVIEAMVGAFERSGGCLAARLMNALQAGQAAGGEAGPVHSAALSVVDDLTWPIVDLRVDWAEENPIDELERLWLAYQPQLQDYLIRALDPTQAPSYGVPGDE; this is encoded by the coding sequence ATGACCTTTTCCATCGTTGGGCGCTGTGCCGAAACCGGCCAGCTGGGCATCGCCATCAGTTCCTCGAGCATTGCCGTCGGCGCCCGTTGCCCGTGGTTGCGGGCGGGCGTCGGTGCGGTGTCGAGCCAGAACATCACCCTGCCGGCCCTGGGACCGCAGATTCTCGATGAACTGGCCGGCGGCCTGGTGGCGCAGGCGGCGCTGGAGCGGACCCTGGCACGCAATGGCTACAGCCAATACCGGCAGGTGGCGGTGATCGATGCCGAGGGGCGCACGGCGATGTTCAGCGGCGAACACACCCTGGGCACCCACAACGCAGTGGCCGGAGAGCAATGCGTGGCGGCCGGCAATCTGTTGGCCAATGGTGGGGTGATCGAGGCCATGGTCGGGGCCTTCGAGCGCAGCGGTGGTTGTCTTGCCGCACGCTTGATGAATGCGTTGCAGGCCGGGCAGGCGGCGGGCGGTGAAGCCGGGCCGGTGCATTCGGCGGCGCTGTCGGTGGTTGACGACCTGACCTGGCCCATCGTCGATCTGCGGGTGGATTGGGCCGAGGAAAATCCCATCGACGAACTGGAAAGACTCTGGCTCGCCTATCAGCCGCAACTGCAGGATTACCTGATCCGCGCACTCGATCCGACCCAGGCGCCAAGTTATGGAGTGCCGGGCGATGAGTGA
- a CDS encoding alkene reductase, which yields MTDIGLDLLLSRTQVGKLSLKNRMVMAPMTRSRAGAGDAATPLMAEYYSQRASAGLIISEGSQVSAQGKGYLRTPGIFTREQIAGWKQVTDAVHAQGGQIFLQLWHVGRLSHPLVQVNGAQPVAPSAIKADGEIYTPEGLKPYELPRALELDEMPGVVADFRQAAANAKLAGFDGVEIHGANGYLIDQFLRDGTNQRTDAYGGSIENRARLLKEVVESVIEVFGASRVGVRLSPIFSYFSMSDSNPQATFEYAARMLSRYGLAYLHIVELGEGPFDFLELKRRFGGPYIANGGYSTERAAAAISRGEADLVAFGTPFLANPDLVERFKRGQALNTPDASTFYQGDERGYTDYPTLTKA from the coding sequence ATGACTGACATCGGTCTCGATCTTCTGTTGTCCCGTACTCAAGTCGGCAAGCTGTCGCTGAAAAACCGCATGGTCATGGCGCCGATGACCCGCAGCCGCGCAGGAGCAGGCGATGCAGCCACGCCCCTGATGGCCGAGTACTACAGCCAACGCGCCAGCGCCGGCCTGATCATCAGCGAAGGCTCCCAGGTGTCGGCCCAGGGCAAGGGTTACCTGCGTACGCCAGGGATCTTCACCCGCGAACAAATCGCTGGCTGGAAACAAGTGACCGACGCAGTGCATGCCCAGGGCGGTCAGATCTTCCTGCAGCTCTGGCACGTAGGCCGTCTTTCTCATCCGCTGGTGCAGGTCAACGGCGCCCAGCCCGTGGCCCCTTCGGCGATCAAGGCCGATGGCGAGATCTACACGCCCGAAGGCCTCAAGCCCTACGAACTGCCACGGGCATTGGAGCTCGATGAAATGCCAGGCGTGGTCGCCGACTTTCGCCAGGCTGCGGCCAACGCGAAACTGGCCGGGTTCGACGGCGTGGAGATTCATGGCGCCAATGGCTACCTGATCGACCAGTTCCTGCGCGACGGCACCAACCAACGTACCGATGCCTACGGCGGCTCGATCGAAAACCGCGCGCGTTTGCTCAAGGAAGTGGTCGAGTCGGTGATCGAAGTCTTCGGTGCCAGCCGAGTCGGCGTTCGCCTGTCGCCGATCTTCAGTTACTTCTCAATGAGCGACAGCAACCCACAGGCGACTTTTGAATACGCCGCCAGGATGCTCAGCCGTTATGGCCTGGCTTACCTGCACATCGTGGAACTGGGCGAAGGCCCGTTCGACTTCCTGGAACTCAAGCGCCGCTTCGGCGGGCCCTACATTGCCAACGGCGGCTACAGCACCGAACGTGCAGCCGCGGCCATCAGCCGTGGTGAAGCAGACCTGGTAGCGTTCGGCACGCCGTTTCTGGCGAACCCGGACCTGGTGGAACGTTTCAAACGGGGCCAAGCGCTGAACACCCCTGACGCGTCGACGTTCTACCAGGGCGACGAACGTGGTTATACCGATTATCCAACCCTGACTAAAGCCTAA
- a CDS encoding ABC transporter substrate-binding protein codes for MAAPQSLTVISFGGATKQAQDKAYFQPFNASGAGSIVAGEYNGELSKIKAMVAAGHTSWDVVEVESPELLRGCEEGLFEKLDQTALGDPANFVPGALTECGVATYVWSMVLAYDQSKLAKAPKSWADFWNVADYPGKRGLRKGAKYTLEIALLADGVKSQDLYKVLNTPEGVSRAFAKLDQIKPNIQWWEAGAQPAQWLVAGDVAMSAAYNGRIASAQKEGMKLSIVWPQSLYDPEYWAVVKGTPNKALAEQFIAFASQPQTQKVFSENIPYGPVHRKTLALLPAAVQEQLPTAEANLAEARAVDAEFWVDHGEELEQRFNAWAAR; via the coding sequence ATGGCCGCGCCCCAGAGCTTGACCGTGATTTCCTTTGGCGGCGCCACCAAGCAGGCCCAGGACAAGGCCTACTTCCAACCCTTCAACGCCAGCGGTGCGGGAAGCATCGTGGCCGGCGAATACAACGGCGAACTGTCGAAGATCAAGGCCATGGTCGCGGCCGGCCACACCAGTTGGGATGTGGTCGAAGTGGAAAGCCCCGAGTTGCTGCGTGGTTGTGAGGAGGGCTTGTTTGAAAAGCTCGACCAGACGGCCCTGGGCGACCCGGCGAATTTTGTCCCGGGGGCACTCACCGAATGTGGCGTGGCCACCTATGTCTGGTCGATGGTCCTGGCTTATGACCAGAGCAAGCTCGCCAAGGCGCCGAAATCCTGGGCGGACTTCTGGAATGTGGCCGATTACCCGGGCAAACGCGGTTTGCGCAAAGGGGCCAAGTACACCCTGGAAATCGCCTTGCTGGCCGATGGGGTCAAGTCCCAGGACTTGTACAAGGTGTTGAACACACCGGAAGGCGTGTCCCGGGCCTTCGCCAAGCTGGACCAGATCAAGCCGAACATCCAATGGTGGGAAGCCGGCGCCCAACCGGCGCAATGGCTGGTGGCGGGGGATGTGGCGATGAGTGCGGCCTATAACGGGCGCATCGCGTCGGCACAAAAGGAAGGCATGAAGCTGAGTATTGTCTGGCCGCAGAGCCTGTACGACCCGGAGTACTGGGCCGTGGTCAAGGGCACGCCGAACAAGGCCTTGGCCGAGCAGTTCATTGCCTTTGCCAGCCAGCCGCAGACCCAGAAGGTGTTCTCGGAAAACATCCCTTATGGTCCGGTGCATCGCAAGACACTCGCGTTGTTGCCGGCGGCGGTACAGGAACAGTTGCCCACCGCCGAGGCCAACCTGGCTGAAGCTCGGGCCGTGGATGCCGAGTTCTGGGTCGACCATGGCGAGGAACTGGAACAACGCTTCAACGCCTGGGCGGCTCGCTAG
- a CDS encoding LysR family transcriptional regulator — MLDLNDVALFVQVVRSGSFAEAARRLGMPANTVSRRVQQLEAQLESRLLQRSTRKLTLTQVGQGFYERCVEAVDGLMEAGQELMMGSEEPSGLVRIAAPADFFDFFPMEWVADFLAAHPRVQLDFVLSDARVDLIADRIDVAFRGGPLQDSGYVGRQLLQNDGDGMVASPAYIAARGAPLALQDLAHHDGVSFAHPSGLTDWRLVGPDGIEEHVQIASRFHANTAQALRRATVAGLGIAVLPGALSALDLEAGRLVRVLPQYQRSGFGLNVLYPSRRQLPLAVSAFIGLVMQKLELKAFPALMQ, encoded by the coding sequence ATGCTCGATCTCAACGATGTCGCACTGTTTGTCCAAGTGGTCCGCAGTGGCAGCTTCGCCGAGGCGGCCAGGCGCTTGGGCATGCCTGCCAACACCGTCAGTCGCCGGGTCCAACAGTTGGAGGCGCAGTTGGAGTCGCGACTTCTGCAGCGCTCGACCCGCAAACTCACGTTGACCCAGGTAGGCCAGGGGTTTTATGAGCGCTGCGTGGAGGCGGTGGATGGTCTGATGGAGGCAGGGCAGGAACTGATGATGGGCAGCGAAGAGCCCAGCGGCCTGGTGCGCATCGCGGCGCCGGCGGATTTTTTCGATTTTTTCCCGATGGAATGGGTGGCCGACTTTTTAGCCGCGCACCCGCGTGTGCAACTCGATTTCGTGCTCAGCGATGCCCGTGTCGACCTGATTGCCGACCGCATCGACGTGGCCTTTCGCGGCGGTCCGTTGCAGGACTCGGGGTATGTCGGTCGCCAACTGCTCCAGAACGACGGTGACGGCATGGTTGCCAGCCCCGCGTACATTGCCGCACGCGGCGCACCGCTTGCGCTGCAGGACCTGGCTCACCACGACGGCGTGAGTTTCGCCCACCCCAGCGGCTTGACCGACTGGCGACTCGTCGGCCCGGACGGCATCGAGGAGCACGTGCAGATCGCCAGCCGCTTCCACGCCAACACCGCCCAAGCGTTGCGCAGGGCGACCGTCGCCGGCCTGGGCATCGCCGTGCTGCCGGGGGCACTGAGCGCCCTCGACCTGGAAGCCGGCAGGTTGGTGCGCGTGTTGCCGCAGTACCAACGCAGTGGCTTCGGCTTGAATGTGCTGTATCCGAGCCGACGGCAGTTGCCGCTGGCGGTTTCGGCGTTCATCGGGTTGGTGATGCAGAAGCTGGAACTCAAGGCGTTTCCGGCACTGATGCAGTGA
- a CDS encoding pirin family protein yields the protein MNSIVAAPPRAIVHRTTGSSHGPITRLMSPGDLGQLCKPFVFLDLFGFKAGAMQRGFGMHPHSGIATLTYMIEGQVIYEDTTGQSGTLPSGGMEWMQAGNGVWHTARPVDGTPIQGFQLWVALPAAEENAPAHSLYLAPAEIPREGPAWVLLGHYGAARSRVSSPADMNYLAVQLQDNERWRYTPPAGHTVAWLAVNGGSLDAGGNVNTGEMVVFEESVAAIDIVARGATSFVLGSAVKHPHDLVMGYYSVHTSQAALEKGEKEIQRIGAQLQQEGRLA from the coding sequence ATGAACAGCATCGTCGCCGCACCACCGCGCGCCATCGTCCATCGCACCACCGGCAGCAGCCACGGGCCGATCACCCGGCTCATGAGCCCCGGCGACCTGGGCCAACTCTGCAAGCCCTTCGTATTTCTCGATCTCTTCGGGTTCAAGGCCGGCGCCATGCAGAGGGGGTTCGGCATGCACCCTCATTCCGGGATCGCCACGCTGACCTACATGATCGAAGGCCAGGTGATCTACGAAGACACCACGGGCCAGTCCGGCACGCTGCCTAGCGGCGGCATGGAGTGGATGCAAGCCGGCAACGGCGTATGGCACACCGCCCGGCCGGTCGATGGCACGCCGATCCAAGGTTTCCAACTCTGGGTGGCGCTGCCGGCGGCAGAAGAAAATGCGCCGGCCCACAGCCTCTACCTGGCGCCCGCCGAGATCCCCCGGGAAGGACCGGCGTGGGTATTGCTCGGCCACTACGGCGCAGCCCGCAGCCGCGTCTCCTCCCCGGCGGACATGAATTACCTCGCCGTGCAGTTGCAGGACAACGAGCGCTGGCGCTACACGCCACCGGCCGGGCATACCGTCGCCTGGCTGGCGGTCAACGGCGGCAGCCTCGACGCTGGCGGCAACGTCAATACCGGAGAAATGGTGGTATTCGAAGAGTCCGTCGCGGCCATCGACATCGTTGCCCGGGGCGCGACGTCCTTCGTGCTGGGCTCGGCAGTCAAGCATCCCCACGACCTGGTGATGGGCTATTACTCCGTGCACACCAGCCAGGCCGCCCTGGAAAAGGGTGAGAAAGAAATCCAGCGCATCGGCGCCCAGTTGCAACAAGAGGGTCGGTTGGCCTGA
- a CDS encoding TIM barrel protein: MTIHICTAPCCWGVDDVKNPFLPPWRRVLGEAAEAGYRGIELGPYGYLPLDVGTVSPALSELDLHVVAGTIFDDLVSPANLPELLRQTHDICTLLKQLPPMERQAGQRHAGPYLVIIDWGHEERDYAAGHSDRAPRLDDARWNAMMTHIRAIADLAWHTYGIRAVIHPHAGGYIEFADELARLMDEIPDEVAGLCLDTGHLYYAGMDPVASLRTYAHRLDYLHFKDIDPVVFDQVLNEHIRFFAACARGVMCPIGRGVIDYPALHSLVHELGYQGCITVEQERDPRNAGTSLDDVAASRAYLARIGF; encoded by the coding sequence ATGACGATCCACATTTGCACCGCGCCTTGCTGCTGGGGCGTCGACGACGTCAAGAACCCTTTCCTGCCGCCGTGGCGCCGAGTGCTTGGCGAAGCGGCCGAGGCCGGCTACCGCGGCATCGAGCTGGGGCCGTACGGTTACCTGCCGCTAGACGTCGGAACCGTCAGCCCAGCCTTGTCCGAACTTGATCTGCATGTGGTCGCCGGGACGATCTTCGACGACCTGGTAAGCCCCGCCAACCTGCCTGAACTGCTGCGCCAGACCCACGACATCTGCACGCTGCTCAAACAACTGCCGCCCATGGAACGGCAAGCCGGGCAGCGTCATGCCGGGCCCTATCTGGTGATCATCGACTGGGGCCACGAGGAACGTGACTACGCAGCCGGCCACTCCGACCGCGCCCCGCGCCTGGACGATGCACGCTGGAACGCAATGATGACGCACATCCGCGCCATCGCCGACCTCGCCTGGCACACCTACGGCATCCGCGCCGTCATCCATCCTCACGCCGGTGGCTACATCGAGTTCGCCGATGAATTGGCGCGCCTGATGGACGAGATTCCCGATGAAGTCGCCGGGCTGTGCCTGGACACCGGGCACCTCTACTACGCCGGCATGGACCCGGTCGCCTCGTTGCGCACCTACGCCCATCGCCTGGACTACCTGCACTTCAAGGACATCGACCCGGTGGTTTTCGACCAGGTGCTGAACGAACACATCCGTTTCTTCGCCGCTTGCGCCCGGGGCGTGATGTGCCCCATCGGGCGTGGTGTCATCGACTACCCAGCGCTGCACAGCCTCGTGCATGAATTGGGTTACCAGGGCTGCATCACCGTCGAACAGGAACGCGACCCGCGCAACGCCGGGACCAGCCTGGACGACGTAGCGGCCAGCCGCGCCTACCTGGCCCGAATCGGTTTCTGA
- a CDS encoding LacI family DNA-binding transcriptional regulator codes for MSEKPRRKLRPTMADVAREAGVSLSTVDRVLNLRADVRADTAQRIAAAAARLGFHAKGVIEQRVLNDRPTLRLGFLLQKSGVPFYQGLAHALSNAAATCTRARIRVVIGYLDDLDPVTVAQRILALRDQVDGLGVVAVDHPRVREAVAQLRETGVAVVALLSELSSAAGTGYAGLDNRLTGRTAGWFVSRLAGQPGPVAVMLSSQRFQCQELCELSFRSYLADHSSEWELLASRLTLEDDEFAYGNTLDLLTAEPDLVGLYVAGGGIAGVLRALRGFKEQQLRLPIVVCHDLTPLTRDALKAGLVQAVLSHPVVALAEQAVDALVEAATASPPGPAPKRVVPLQIDVSESI; via the coding sequence ATGTCAGAAAAACCACGTCGTAAACTGCGTCCCACGATGGCCGATGTCGCTCGAGAAGCCGGAGTCAGCCTGTCCACCGTCGACCGGGTGCTGAACCTGCGTGCCGACGTGCGCGCCGACACCGCCCAGCGCATCGCTGCGGCGGCCGCGCGGTTGGGGTTCCATGCCAAGGGCGTTATCGAGCAGCGGGTGCTCAACGACCGCCCGACCTTGCGGCTTGGCTTCCTGTTGCAGAAAAGCGGCGTGCCTTTTTACCAGGGGCTTGCCCACGCCTTGTCGAACGCCGCCGCGACCTGCACCCGCGCGCGGATTCGCGTGGTCATCGGTTATCTGGACGATCTCGACCCGGTCACGGTGGCGCAACGCATCCTGGCCTTGCGCGATCAGGTGGACGGCCTGGGCGTGGTGGCGGTGGATCATCCCCGGGTCCGGGAGGCGGTTGCGCAATTGCGCGAGACCGGTGTTGCGGTGGTGGCGCTGCTGTCGGAGCTGTCCAGCGCCGCCGGTACCGGTTACGCAGGCCTGGACAATCGCCTGACCGGGCGCACGGCGGGCTGGTTCGTCAGTCGCCTTGCCGGCCAACCTGGGCCGGTGGCCGTCATGCTCAGCAGCCAGCGTTTCCAGTGCCAGGAGTTGTGTGAGTTGAGCTTTCGCAGTTATCTGGCGGATCACTCCAGTGAATGGGAACTGCTCGCCTCGCGCCTGACGCTGGAGGACGATGAATTCGCCTATGGCAACACGTTGGACTTGCTCACGGCGGAACCTGATCTTGTCGGGCTTTACGTGGCCGGAGGCGGCATTGCGGGGGTGTTGCGGGCATTGCGGGGCTTCAAGGAGCAACAGCTTCGCTTGCCCATCGTGGTGTGTCATGACCTGACGCCTCTGACGCGTGACGCGTTGAAGGCGGGGCTGGTTCAGGCCGTGCTGTCGCATCCGGTCGTGGCGCTGGCGGAGCAGGCCGTCGACGCCCTGGTCGAGGCCGCGACAGCCTCGCCACCCGGACCGGCGCCGAAGCGGGTGGTGCCGCTGCAGATCGATGTGTCTGAGAGCATCTGA
- a CDS encoding RidA family protein — MPTHTRIRMFNTKDTYPNQTLDNDLCQAVRAGNTVYVRGQVGTDFNGQLVGLGDPRAQAEQAMRNVKQLLEEAGSDLSHIVKTTTYLIDPRYREPVYQEVGKWLKGVFPISTGLVVSALGQPQWLMEIDVIAVIPE, encoded by the coding sequence ATGCCTACTCACACACGTATTCGCATGTTCAACACCAAGGACACCTACCCGAACCAGACGCTGGACAACGACCTGTGCCAGGCCGTGCGCGCCGGCAACACCGTTTATGTGCGCGGCCAGGTCGGCACGGACTTCAACGGCCAACTGGTGGGGCTTGGCGATCCACGCGCCCAGGCCGAGCAAGCCATGCGCAACGTCAAGCAGTTGCTGGAAGAAGCCGGCAGCGACTTGAGCCATATCGTCAAGACCACGACTTACCTGATCGACCCGCGTTACCGCGAGCCGGTGTACCAGGAGGTCGGCAAGTGGCTCAAGGGTGTGTTTCCGATCTCCACCGGGTTGGTGGTCAGTGCCCTGGGCCAGCCGCAGTGGCTGATGGAAATCGACGTGATCGCGGTGATCCCTGAATAA
- a CDS encoding flavin-containing monooxygenase — protein MPVETLRIDTLVIGAGQAGVAMSEHLSRQGVPHLVVERNRIAEAWRTARWDSLVANGPAWHDRFPGLEFEGLDPDAFAAKDQVADYFEAYARKFNAPIRTGVEVRKVERNVGRPGFTIETSEGLIEAIHVVVATGPFQRPVIPPIAPEMATVTQIHSAQYRNPQQLPKGAVLVVGAGSSGVQIADELQRAGKQVYLSVGAHDRPPRAYRNRDFCWWLGVLGEWDAEAVQPGKEHVTIAVSGARGGHTVDFRRLAHEGITLVGLTKSFNGSVVTFESNLAENIARGDENYLALLDAADAYIARNGLDLPLEPEARNLPPDPQCLTQPILALDLVAAGVTSVIWATGYSVDYSWLKVDALGANGKPRHQRGVSSEPGLYFVGLPWLSRRGSAFIWGVWHDARHIADHIVKQRIYLAYQDAAQRQASALDSDSHRSKTSLSGVR, from the coding sequence ATGCCCGTTGAAACCTTACGCATCGATACGCTTGTTATAGGCGCCGGCCAGGCCGGCGTGGCCATGAGTGAACACTTGAGCAGACAAGGTGTGCCTCACCTGGTCGTGGAGCGCAATCGGATTGCCGAGGCCTGGCGCACGGCGCGTTGGGATTCGCTGGTGGCCAACGGCCCGGCCTGGCATGACCGTTTTCCTGGCTTGGAATTCGAGGGACTCGACCCCGATGCTTTCGCCGCCAAGGATCAAGTGGCCGATTACTTCGAAGCCTATGCGCGCAAGTTCAATGCACCGATCCGTACCGGCGTGGAGGTCAGGAAAGTCGAGCGCAATGTCGGCCGCCCGGGGTTCACCATTGAAACGTCCGAGGGCCTGATCGAGGCCATCCATGTGGTCGTTGCCACCGGGCCATTCCAGCGACCGGTGATTCCGCCCATCGCACCTGAGATGGCGACGGTCACCCAGATTCACTCCGCGCAATATCGCAATCCGCAGCAGTTGCCCAAGGGGGCGGTGCTGGTGGTGGGTGCCGGGTCGTCGGGGGTGCAGATCGCCGATGAACTGCAGCGCGCCGGCAAGCAGGTCTATCTTTCGGTGGGCGCCCATGATCGTCCGCCACGGGCCTATCGCAACCGCGATTTCTGCTGGTGGCTGGGGGTGCTGGGCGAGTGGGACGCCGAGGCGGTCCAGCCAGGCAAGGAACACGTCACCATCGCGGTGAGCGGTGCCCGTGGCGGCCATACCGTGGATTTCCGCCGGTTGGCCCACGAGGGCATCACCCTGGTGGGGCTGACGAAATCGTTCAACGGCAGCGTGGTGACCTTTGAATCGAATCTTGCCGAAAACATTGCCCGCGGCGACGAAAACTACCTGGCGCTGCTGGATGCTGCCGATGCCTACATCGCCCGCAATGGCCTGGATCTGCCCCTTGAACCTGAAGCCCGCAACCTGCCGCCCGACCCGCAGTGCCTGACCCAGCCGATCCTGGCGTTGGACCTGGTCGCCGCCGGTGTGACCAGCGTTATCTGGGCCACCGGCTACTCGGTGGATTACAGCTGGTTGAAGGTCGACGCCCTCGGCGCCAACGGCAAGCCTCGGCATCAGCGCGGCGTTTCCAGCGAGCCGGGCCTGTACTTCGTCGGCTTGCCGTGGTTGTCACGTCGGGGCTCGGCGTTCATCTGGGGCGTCTGGCATGACGCCCGGCATATTGCCGACCACATCGTGAAGCAACGCATTTACCTCGCTTATCAAGATGCTGCCCAGCGCCAGGCCTCGGCGCTCGACAGCGATTCACACCGTTCGAAAACCAGTCTCTCGGGAGTCCGCTGA
- the argE gene encoding acetylornithine deacetylase, with protein MSELRSRVLLERLVGFATVSRESNLALIEFVRDYLQGLGVDSELIYNAERTKASLLASIGPAAPGGVVLSGHTDVVPVDGQAWTVEPFCLSEMDGKWFGRGTADMKGYLASVLAAVPMFLASALRRPVHLAFSYDEEVGCLGVHSLLDVLVRRVPPPALCLIGEPTQLQPVLGHKGKLAMRCHIKGAACHSAYAPYGVNAIEQAARLIGRLGEIGAALADPSLHDARFDPAYSTVQVGVIQGGTALNIVPADCRFDFEVRALPGFDPQVVAEQLQGYAEQTLLPAMQAVASDTAIRFEALSAYPGLATEPDSAAAQLVARLCGSEAFGTVAFGTEGGLFHQAGVPTVVCGPGSMDQGHKPDEYVSIEQMAACDRLMDRLASYLCEPIDC; from the coding sequence ATGAGTGAGCTGCGCAGCCGCGTGTTGCTCGAACGGTTGGTGGGTTTTGCCACGGTCAGCCGCGAGTCGAACCTGGCCTTGATCGAGTTCGTGCGCGACTACTTGCAAGGGCTGGGTGTGGACAGCGAGCTGATCTATAACGCCGAGCGCACCAAGGCCAGCCTGCTGGCGAGCATCGGCCCCGCGGCGCCCGGTGGCGTGGTGTTGTCCGGACACACCGATGTAGTGCCGGTGGACGGACAAGCCTGGACGGTCGAGCCGTTCTGCCTGAGCGAGATGGACGGCAAATGGTTCGGGCGGGGTACGGCGGACATGAAGGGGTATCTGGCTTCGGTTCTGGCAGCGGTGCCAATGTTTCTCGCCAGCGCGCTTCGGCGACCGGTGCATCTGGCGTTCTCCTATGACGAAGAGGTGGGTTGCCTGGGCGTTCACAGCCTGTTGGACGTGTTGGTTCGGCGAGTTCCCCCACCAGCCTTGTGCCTGATTGGCGAACCCACCCAACTTCAACCGGTACTGGGGCATAAAGGCAAGTTGGCGATGCGTTGCCACATCAAGGGGGCGGCCTGTCATTCGGCCTACGCACCTTACGGCGTAAATGCCATCGAGCAGGCAGCGCGCCTGATCGGCCGGTTGGGGGAGATCGGCGCAGCGCTGGCCGATCCCTCGTTGCATGACGCGCGCTTCGATCCGGCTTATTCGACGGTGCAGGTCGGCGTGATCCAGGGCGGTACGGCGTTGAACATCGTCCCGGCCGATTGCCGTTTCGATTTCGAAGTGCGCGCCTTGCCGGGTTTCGATCCGCAGGTGGTGGCCGAGCAATTGCAGGGGTATGCCGAACAAACCCTGCTGCCGGCGATGCAGGCGGTAGCGAGCGACACGGCGATCCGTTTTGAAGCGCTGTCCGCCTACCCGGGCCTGGCGACCGAGCCTGACAGCGCCGCCGCCCAACTGGTCGCGCGACTATGCGGCAGCGAGGCTTTCGGCACCGTCGCTTTCGGCACCGAAGGCGGCCTGTTTCACCAGGCCGGCGTGCCAACGGTGGTCTGTGGCCCCGGCAGCATGGACCAGGGGCACAAGCCCGACGAATACGTGAGCATTGAGCAAATGGCCGCCTGCGATCGCTTGATGGATCGGCTGGCGAGCTATCTCTGTGAACCCATTGATTGCTGA